The following are from one region of the Sulfurimicrobium lacus genome:
- the recX gene encoding recombination regulator RecX, with product MSRGELIRPSQFSLRERALGFLSRREYSRLELKRKLAPHAEDEHEVESLLDDFAQRGWLSEARFTEQIVHARRSKYGAQRIVQELKEKGVSADAVAAVLPELRESELEAARAVWAKKFGVLPQDARERAKQIRFMMSRGFSSGVIGKVLQGNGD from the coding sequence CTGAGTAGGGGCGAACTGATTCGCCCAAGTCAGTTCAGTCTTAGGGAGCGCGCGCTCGGTTTTCTCTCGCGGCGCGAATATTCGCGTCTGGAGCTGAAACGCAAGCTGGCCCCCCACGCTGAAGACGAGCATGAAGTAGAGTCGTTGCTGGACGATTTCGCGCAGCGCGGCTGGCTGTCGGAAGCGCGTTTCACCGAGCAGATCGTGCATGCGCGCCGCAGCAAATACGGCGCCCAGCGCATCGTTCAGGAGCTGAAGGAAAAAGGCGTCAGCGCGGACGCGGTGGCGGCAGTCCTGCCCGAGTTGCGCGAAAGCGAGCTGGAAGCGGCGCGTGCGGTGTGGGCGAAGAAGTTCGGCGTCCTGCCGCAGGACGCCAGGGAGCGCGCGAAGCAGATACGTTTCATGATGAGCCGCGGTTTCAGTTCCGGTGTCATCGGCAAGGTTTTGCAAGGCAACGGAGATTGA
- the recA gene encoding recombinase RecA produces the protein MDDNKSKALAAALGQIEKQFGKGSIMRLGDHAAMQDIQVVSTGSLGLDIALGVGGLPRGRVVEIYGPESSGKTTLTLQVIAEMQKLGGTAAFIDAEHALDPQYAQKLGVKVADLLISQPDTGEQALEIADMLVRSGSVDIVVIDSVAALTPKAEIEGEMGDSHMGLQARLMSQALRKLTANIKRTNTLVIFINQIRMKIGVMFGNPETTTGGNALKFYASVRLDIRRTGAIKKGDEVIGSETRVKVVKNKVAPPFKQAEFDILYGEGISREGEIIDMGVDHKFIEKSGAWYSYKGEKIGQGKDNVREYLKEHKDIASEIEAKVREAVGVSGLPTIVDPDTVDA, from the coding sequence ATGGACGACAATAAAAGCAAGGCGCTGGCAGCGGCCTTGGGGCAGATCGAGAAGCAGTTCGGCAAGGGCTCCATCATGCGCCTGGGCGACCACGCCGCAATGCAGGACATCCAGGTGGTGTCGACCGGCTCGCTCGGGCTGGATATCGCCCTGGGCGTCGGTGGCTTGCCGCGCGGCCGGGTGGTCGAAATCTACGGTCCGGAATCGTCCGGCAAGACCACGCTGACCCTGCAGGTGATCGCGGAAATGCAGAAGCTCGGCGGCACGGCGGCCTTCATCGACGCGGAACACGCGCTCGACCCGCAATACGCGCAGAAGCTCGGCGTCAAGGTGGCCGACCTGCTCATTTCCCAGCCCGATACCGGCGAGCAGGCGCTGGAAATCGCCGACATGCTGGTGCGTTCCGGCTCGGTGGATATCGTGGTGATCGACTCGGTCGCGGCGCTCACGCCCAAGGCCGAAATCGAGGGCGAGATGGGCGATTCGCACATGGGTTTGCAGGCCCGTCTGATGTCGCAGGCGCTGCGCAAGCTCACCGCCAACATCAAGCGCACCAACACCCTGGTGATCTTCATCAACCAGATCCGCATGAAGATCGGCGTGATGTTCGGCAACCCGGAAACCACCACCGGCGGCAACGCGCTCAAGTTCTACGCTTCGGTGCGCCTCGACATCCGCCGCACCGGCGCGATCAAGAAAGGCGATGAAGTGATCGGCTCGGAAACCCGCGTCAAGGTGGTCAAGAACAAGGTTGCGCCTCCCTTCAAGCAGGCCGAGTTCGACATTCTCTACGGCGAGGGCATCTCGCGCGAAGGCGAAATCATCGACATGGGCGTGGACCACAAATTCATCGAGAAGTCCGGCGCCTGGTACAGCTACAAAGGCGAGAAGATCGGCCAGGGCAAGGACAACGTGCGCGAGTACCTGAAAGAGCACAAGGATATCGCTAGCGAAATCGAAGCCAAAGTGCGTGAAGCGGTCGGCGTGAGCGGCCTGCCGACCATCGTAGATCCCGATACCGTAGACGCCTGA
- a CDS encoding PAS domain S-box protein, translating to MWPWRRVPDTSPLLLQASIRLFLGLCVAILAIGLLMGWIVHLSQEKVAEHDIQDAVEYFSEGIKNMSQRGEKSAIRYKSHLEFTRILEDPAKRWVNLSSYLTTQNIGDNFSALLVADAHDRVLFSYGFDVKALPATIPSPPDIGWYYREQDATLYRYYVQHIWLGAEGRGHLILFQAINHGLLREFATPNTHLFLRWHGQVIASSLGEHGKTLELLHQAGQMNHDGMRFEQESIKWGEGADSPELVVHRQIESLFEAREVILGLLAGLVGLFLALWASIGFWVYRTTGRIALVGQASRQFIQDGHPTPALKRLLEKACRPRGDEINEVARSLGSLTDTVAQNDAERNAYMATLRESEAKILEITSVLADGVYVLDRDGLITFVNHETERLLGWTAAELLGKNGHDTFHYKRPDGTPISSDSCPVHQTIDTGQTYRSPDDWLVRKDGSSIPVSIVSSPIVRDGIVTGSVAAFHDITQRLETQKALRESEERFRLISTSAMDAIVIVGPAEEITYWNPAAERIFGYPAIEALGQKMHDLITPLRHREDSRRGFDRFRSSGEGALIGKTFEITALRKGGEEFPIEISISAFRIKDQWHALGIIRDISERKKAEQEYKTIIQTTMDGYLVVDAHEGRFLDVNDAYCKMLGYSREEILTLRISDVEAMESPEQVRQHNEELRNRGCAQFETRHRCKDARVIDVEISATYLDIRGGVFIVFIRDISERKKAEEQIRQLAYYDTLTNLPNRRLLLDRLNQSIVQAKRYQRAVAVMFLDLDRFKHINDTLGHDVGDELLKAVATRLNACVRNGDTVSRQGGDEFVIVLAEISQPTDVALVAEKILATLGEPVTVKGHELHMTTSIGIALFPVNGTDDALELMKKADTAMYAVKEAGRNGYRFY from the coding sequence ATGTGGCCATGGCGACGCGTTCCGGACACCTCCCCCCTCCTGTTGCAAGCCTCGATCCGGCTGTTTTTGGGGCTGTGTGTGGCCATTCTGGCGATCGGCTTGCTGATGGGGTGGATCGTGCATCTGTCGCAGGAAAAAGTGGCCGAGCATGACATCCAGGACGCCGTCGAATACTTCTCCGAAGGCATCAAGAATATGTCGCAGCGCGGAGAAAAGTCCGCCATCCGCTACAAAAGCCACCTCGAATTCACGCGAATACTGGAAGACCCGGCTAAGCGGTGGGTCAACCTCAGCAGCTATCTCACCACCCAGAACATCGGCGATAACTTTTCTGCCTTGCTGGTGGCCGACGCGCATGATCGTGTGCTGTTCTCCTACGGGTTCGACGTAAAGGCGCTTCCCGCCACCATCCCCAGCCCACCGGATATCGGCTGGTACTACCGCGAACAGGATGCAACGCTCTATCGCTACTATGTCCAGCACATCTGGCTGGGCGCCGAGGGAAGGGGGCATCTCATCCTGTTTCAGGCCATTAACCACGGCCTGCTGCGTGAATTCGCCACGCCCAACACCCACCTCTTCCTGCGTTGGCATGGGCAGGTGATTGCCTCGTCCCTGGGCGAACACGGCAAAACGCTCGAGCTTCTGCATCAGGCCGGACAAATGAACCATGACGGCATGCGGTTCGAACAGGAAAGCATCAAGTGGGGCGAAGGCGCCGACAGCCCGGAACTCGTGGTCCACCGGCAGATCGAGAGCCTCTTCGAGGCCAGGGAAGTCATCCTGGGCCTCCTTGCGGGTCTGGTCGGCCTGTTTCTGGCCCTATGGGCCTCGATCGGCTTCTGGGTTTACCGTACCACCGGGCGTATCGCACTGGTGGGCCAGGCATCACGCCAATTCATCCAGGATGGCCATCCCACCCCGGCGCTTAAACGCCTGCTGGAGAAAGCCTGTCGCCCCCGCGGGGACGAAATTAACGAAGTGGCCAGGTCACTCGGGTCGCTGACCGACACGGTGGCGCAGAACGACGCCGAGCGGAATGCTTACATGGCAACCTTGCGCGAAAGCGAGGCCAAGATACTGGAAATCACTTCGGTGCTGGCGGACGGGGTGTATGTGCTGGACAGGGACGGGCTGATCACTTTCGTCAACCACGAAACCGAGCGCCTGCTGGGGTGGACGGCAGCCGAACTCCTGGGCAAGAACGGGCACGATACTTTCCACTACAAACGTCCCGATGGCACCCCGATTTCTTCCGACTCCTGCCCGGTCCATCAGACCATCGATACCGGGCAAACCTACCGATCCCCCGACGACTGGCTGGTCCGCAAGGACGGCAGCAGCATCCCTGTTTCCATCGTCTCCAGCCCCATCGTCCGGGACGGGATAGTGACGGGGTCCGTAGCCGCCTTCCATGACATCACCCAGCGACTGGAAACGCAAAAAGCGTTGCGCGAAAGCGAGGAAAGATTCCGCCTGATCAGCACCTCAGCCATGGACGCGATCGTCATCGTCGGTCCGGCAGAAGAGATCACCTACTGGAACCCCGCAGCGGAAAGAATTTTCGGCTACCCGGCAATCGAGGCGCTGGGACAGAAGATGCATGACCTGATCACCCCACTCCGCCATCGCGAGGATTCGCGCCGCGGCTTCGACCGTTTCCGCTCTTCGGGCGAAGGCGCACTGATCGGTAAAACTTTCGAGATCACCGCGCTGCGCAAGGGCGGCGAGGAATTCCCCATCGAAATTTCCATTTCCGCCTTCCGGATCAAGGACCAGTGGCACGCACTGGGCATCATCCGCGACATCAGCGAGCGCAAGAAAGCGGAACAGGAATACAAGACCATCATCCAGACGACGATGGACGGCTACCTGGTGGTCGACGCCCACGAAGGCCGCTTCCTCGACGTCAACGACGCCTATTGCAAGATGCTGGGTTACAGCCGGGAAGAAATCCTGACCTTGAGGATATCGGATGTCGAGGCCATGGAATCGCCCGAACAGGTCAGGCAGCACAACGAAGAGCTCCGCAACAGGGGATGCGCGCAGTTCGAGACCCGCCACCGCTGCAAGGACGCCAGGGTCATCGACGTCGAGATCAGCGCGACCTACCTCGACATCCGGGGCGGCGTGTTCATCGTCTTCATCCGCGACATCAGCGAGCGCAAGAAAGCGGAAGAGCAAATCCGCCAGCTGGCCTATTACGACACCCTCACCAACCTCCCCAACCGCCGGCTGCTGCTGGACCGCCTCAACCAGTCCATCGTCCAGGCGAAACGCTATCAGCGCGCCGTGGCCGTCATGTTTCTCGACCTGGACCGCTTCAAGCACATCAACGACACGTTGGGCCACGACGTCGGGGACGAACTGCTGAAGGCGGTGGCAACTCGCCTGAACGCTTGCGTGCGGAACGGCGATACGGTATCGCGGCAAGGGGGCGACGAGTTCGTCATCGTCCTGGCGGAAATTTCCCAACCGACGGATGTCGCGCTGGTGGCGGAGAAGATCCTCGCCACGCTGGGAGAGCCCGTTACCGTCAAGGGCCACGAATTGCACATGACCACCAGCATCGGGATCGCACTCTTCCCCGTCAACGGAACCGATGATGCCCTGGAACTCATGAAGAAGGCGGATACCGCCATGTATGCCGTGAAGGAAGCCGGCAGGAATGGCTACCGGTTTTACTGA
- a CDS encoding CinA family protein, with the protein MDDALYQLAEETGLALKAKGWMLATAESCTGGWVGEAVTAVSGSSSWYDRGFITYTNEAKQEMLGVATETLALHGAVSEATVREMASGVLARSQAGISLAISGIAGPTGGSPDKPVGTVCFAWAVRGGEVESECCRFSGDRREVRLQAVEKALRGVLARM; encoded by the coding sequence ATGGATGACGCCTTGTACCAACTTGCCGAGGAAACCGGTTTGGCCCTGAAGGCCAAAGGCTGGATGCTGGCGACCGCCGAATCCTGCACCGGCGGCTGGGTGGGCGAGGCGGTGACGGCGGTGTCCGGCAGTTCGTCGTGGTACGACCGGGGTTTCATCACTTACACCAATGAAGCCAAGCAGGAAATGCTCGGCGTGGCGACGGAAACCCTGGCGCTTCATGGGGCCGTGAGCGAAGCGACGGTGAGGGAAATGGCGAGCGGGGTGCTGGCGCGCAGCCAGGCCGGAATTTCCCTGGCGATCAGCGGGATTGCCGGCCCGACCGGCGGTTCTCCCGATAAGCCTGTGGGCACGGTTTGCTTTGCCTGGGCGGTGAGGGGCGGGGAGGTGGAAAGCGAGTGTTGCCGCTTCTCCGGTGACCGGCGCGAGGTCCGGTTGCAGGCGGTGGAGAAGGCGTTGCGGGGTGTGCTGGCGCGGATGTGA
- a CDS encoding phosphatidylglycerophosphatase A family protein produces MQPDLKFILRHPAHFFAIGFGSGLSPVAPGTAGSLAAIPLYLILAYFLPLGPLLAVVGLSFVAGVWFCEVTGKALGVPDHGGMVWDEIVAMWLILAFTPPDWSWYAIAFLLFRLFDIWKPFPIRYFDQHVKGGFGVMLDDLLAAGYALAVLKLLERFYG; encoded by the coding sequence TTGCAGCCTGACCTGAAATTCATCCTGCGTCATCCGGCGCATTTTTTCGCCATAGGCTTCGGCTCCGGACTCAGCCCGGTCGCGCCCGGCACCGCCGGATCGCTGGCGGCGATTCCGCTCTACCTGATACTGGCGTATTTCCTGCCGCTGGGGCCTCTGCTGGCCGTGGTGGGCTTGTCTTTCGTGGCCGGGGTCTGGTTCTGCGAGGTGACCGGCAAGGCGCTGGGCGTGCCCGACCACGGTGGCATGGTGTGGGACGAGATCGTGGCGATGTGGCTGATCCTGGCTTTCACGCCGCCCGACTGGTCGTGGTACGCCATCGCCTTCCTGCTGTTCCGCCTGTTCGATATCTGGAAACCTTTCCCCATCCGCTATTTCGACCAGCACGTCAAAGGCGGTTTCGGCGTGATGCTGGATGACCTGCTGGCGGCGGGCTACGCGCTGGCCGTGTTGAAACTGCTGGAGCGATTTTATGGATGA
- the thiL gene encoding thiamine-phosphate kinase encodes MPSEFDLIRQYFTRPTPSAILGVGDDAALLRVSPGMELAVSVDMLVAGRHFGEADGPGTVGHKSLAVNLSDMAAMGAVPRWATLAVALPAADEKWLRGFAGGFFGLAGKFGVELIGGDTTRGPLNICVQIMGEVPAGQALRRDGAKPGDEIWVSGTLGNAALALAHYQRRVELEHMEAAAMLPFLHLPQPRVAAGIALRGIATAAIDISDGLLADLGHILEQSGVGAEIHFENLPLHEVMRRYIGPLSPSSLPLAGAPARGVPAGIGGKAAQSGEKRDADSLREVQVVAQNCVLAGGDDYELCFAAPADRHETILDLARKLELPLTCIGRMTDTAGLRLLRAGEIMEVSAKGFDHFAA; translated from the coding sequence ATGCCCTCCGAGTTCGATTTAATACGCCAGTATTTCACCCGACCGACCCCCAGCGCGATATTGGGCGTCGGTGACGATGCAGCGTTGCTGCGGGTTTCGCCGGGCATGGAGCTGGCGGTTTCGGTGGACATGCTGGTGGCGGGGCGGCATTTCGGCGAGGCCGACGGCCCCGGCACGGTCGGGCACAAATCCCTGGCGGTGAACCTTTCCGACATGGCGGCGATGGGCGCCGTGCCGCGCTGGGCGACGCTGGCCGTTGCCTTGCCGGCCGCCGACGAGAAATGGCTGCGCGGCTTCGCCGGCGGTTTTTTCGGACTCGCGGGCAAGTTCGGCGTGGAGCTGATCGGCGGCGACACCACGCGCGGACCGCTCAATATCTGCGTGCAGATCATGGGCGAAGTGCCGGCGGGACAGGCCTTGCGCCGCGACGGTGCCAAGCCGGGAGATGAAATCTGGGTGTCCGGCACGCTGGGCAACGCCGCTTTGGCGCTGGCGCACTACCAGCGTCGCGTCGAGCTGGAGCACATGGAAGCCGCGGCGATGCTGCCTTTCCTCCACCTGCCGCAACCGCGCGTCGCGGCGGGCATCGCGCTGCGCGGCATCGCCACGGCGGCTATCGACATTTCCGACGGCCTGCTAGCCGATCTGGGGCATATCCTGGAGCAGTCGGGAGTGGGCGCGGAAATCCATTTCGAGAATCTGCCCCTGCACGAGGTCATGCGGCGCTATATCGGCCCCCTCTCTCCTAGCTCTCTCCCGCTTGCGGGAGCGCCCGCAAGGGGTGTCCCCGCCGGGATTGGCGGCAAAGCCGCTCAATCCGGCGAGAAGAGGGACGCGGACTCGCTACGCGAGGTTCAGGTAGTAGCGCAAAACTGCGTGCTGGCGGGTGGGGATGACTACGAACTGTGCTTCGCCGCGCCTGCCGATCGTCATGAAACGATTCTGGATCTGGCGCGGAAACTGGAATTGCCGCTGACCTGCATCGGGCGCATGACCGACACGGCAGGTCTACGGCTGCTGCGCGCGGGGGAAATCATGGAAGTTAGCGCGAAAGGCTTCGATCACTTTGCAGCCTGA
- a CDS encoding type II toxin-antitoxin system RelE/ParE family toxin: MKFVFHPEAEAEFFAAIEYYESAEAGLGRDFSLEVLKTIQNVVDFPLAWPVLFEDVRRCLTNRFPFGVLYRAEGDQIQVLAVMHLRREPGYWQERH, from the coding sequence GTGAAGTTTGTTTTTCACCCCGAGGCGGAGGCCGAGTTCTTCGCTGCGATCGAATATTACGAATCAGCTGAGGCGGGATTGGGCAGGGACTTTTCGCTGGAGGTGCTGAAAACCATCCAGAATGTGGTCGATTTTCCCTTGGCTTGGCCGGTGTTGTTCGAGGATGTTCGTCGTTGTCTGACAAATCGCTTCCCGTTCGGCGTGTTATACCGGGCAGAAGGCGATCAGATCCAGGTGTTGGCGGTGATGCATTTAAGACGTGAGCCGGGTTACTGGCAGGAACGCCACTAG
- a CDS encoding addiction module protein, with protein sequence MLSTTEIIHEAECLPVEERALVVDSLLRSLNQPDAGIDSKWAEVARRRSAELRAGQVKGVSGEAVMDRLRSRFPS encoded by the coding sequence ATGCTAAGTACAACTGAAATCATTCATGAGGCGGAATGCCTGCCTGTCGAGGAGCGCGCTCTTGTAGTCGACTCCCTGCTGCGCTCGCTCAATCAGCCGGATGCTGGCATCGATAGCAAGTGGGCGGAAGTGGCTCGCCGTCGTAGCGCGGAGTTGCGCGCTGGTCAGGTAAAGGGTGTTTCCGGCGAGGCAGTGATGGACCGGCTGCGCTCACGCTTTCCATCGTGA
- a CDS encoding type II toxin-antitoxin system Phd/YefM family antitoxin, whose protein sequence is MRTTQWQLQDAKARFSEVVEAAMRGEPQHITRRGKDAVVALSEQAFEALQHSAQAAAPCFVAHLLAVPKDGGVFDRLSVAPREVDLEWGASLC, encoded by the coding sequence ATGCGTACAACCCAGTGGCAACTTCAGGATGCCAAGGCCCGCTTCAGCGAAGTAGTGGAAGCGGCGATGCGCGGCGAACCGCAGCACATCACCCGTCGCGGCAAGGATGCGGTGGTGGCCCTTTCCGAGCAGGCTTTCGAGGCCTTGCAGCACAGCGCTCAGGCCGCCGCACCGTGTTTTGTCGCCCATCTGCTTGCCGTGCCGAAGGATGGCGGGGTCTTCGATCGTCTTTCCGTGGCACCGCGTGAAGTGGATTTAGAGTGGGGAGCCTCTCTTTGCTGA
- a CDS encoding ATP-binding cassette domain-containing protein, whose amino-acid sequence MPLIQLDKVSLAFGHVPLLDHADLVLEPGERVGLIGRNGTGKSSLLKIIAGTAQPDDGRVWRAPGMKLAYVPQEPELDPGHTVFEAVAEGLGDAHQILIDYHEVTHAMGDPDADMDALLARMHDLQVALEAHDGWNMKARVEATMSRLALPEDVKIGALSGGQKKRVALARALVMAPDMLLLDEPTNHLDLSAIEWLEGLLNEFNGSVLLITHDRRFLDNVATRIVELDRGLLVGFDGNFSAYQIKKQELLEIEAVHNEKFDKVLAQEEVWIRKGIQARRTRNEGRVLRLEALRRERAARRERSGTVNLNVDQGERSGKLVAELENVSKAYGDKVIIRDFSGRVLRGDKIGLVGPNGAGKSTLLKLILGELQPDSGTVKLGTKIAVAYFDQFRAQLDDEATLIDTISKGSDFIEIGGERKHVISYLEDFLFAPQRARSPVKSLSGGERNRLLLARLFTRPANVLVLDEPTNDLDIETLELLESLLQDYSGTVLLVSHDRTFLDNVVTQVIAFEGDGELQEYAGGYDDYVRVKRAREALPEKKTEAPQKTAAKPAKPAVRVKLNFNETRELEALPGKIEALEREQEEIGVKLADGEIYRSDPQGAKRLQARVGEIEEEMLVVLARWEELEAKQKGAE is encoded by the coding sequence ATGCCATTAATACAACTAGATAAAGTATCTCTCGCGTTCGGTCATGTGCCGCTGCTGGACCACGCCGACCTGGTGCTGGAGCCGGGCGAACGAGTCGGCCTGATCGGGCGCAACGGCACCGGCAAATCCAGCCTGCTCAAAATCATCGCCGGTACGGCACAACCCGACGACGGCCGCGTGTGGCGCGCGCCGGGGATGAAGCTGGCCTATGTGCCGCAGGAGCCCGAGCTCGACCCCGGGCACACGGTGTTCGAAGCCGTGGCCGAGGGGCTCGGCGACGCCCACCAGATACTGATCGACTACCACGAAGTCACCCACGCCATGGGCGACCCGGATGCCGACATGGACGCCTTGCTGGCGCGCATGCACGACCTGCAGGTGGCGCTCGAAGCGCACGACGGCTGGAACATGAAGGCGCGGGTGGAGGCCACCATGAGCCGGCTCGCGCTGCCCGAAGACGTCAAGATCGGCGCCTTGTCCGGCGGCCAGAAAAAGCGCGTGGCCCTGGCGCGTGCGCTGGTGATGGCGCCGGACATGCTGTTGCTGGACGAGCCGACCAACCACCTGGATCTCTCCGCCATCGAATGGCTCGAAGGGCTGCTCAATGAATTCAACGGCAGCGTGTTGCTGATTACCCACGACCGGCGCTTTCTTGACAACGTGGCGACGCGCATCGTCGAGCTGGATCGCGGCCTGCTGGTGGGCTTCGACGGCAATTTTTCCGCTTACCAGATCAAGAAGCAGGAACTGCTTGAAATCGAAGCGGTGCACAACGAGAAATTCGACAAGGTGCTGGCCCAGGAAGAAGTCTGGATCCGCAAGGGCATCCAGGCGCGCCGTACCCGCAACGAGGGGCGCGTGCTGCGGCTCGAGGCGTTGCGCCGCGAGCGCGCCGCGCGCCGCGAGCGCAGCGGCACGGTCAACCTCAACGTCGACCAGGGCGAGCGTTCGGGCAAGCTGGTGGCGGAGCTGGAAAATGTCAGCAAGGCCTACGGCGACAAAGTCATCATCCGTGATTTCTCCGGTCGCGTGCTGCGCGGCGACAAGATCGGCCTGGTGGGCCCCAACGGCGCGGGAAAAAGCACGCTGCTCAAGCTCATCCTGGGCGAGCTGCAGCCGGATAGCGGCACGGTCAAGCTGGGCACCAAGATCGCCGTAGCCTATTTCGACCAGTTCCGCGCCCAGCTCGACGACGAGGCCACCCTGATCGACACCATCAGCAAGGGCAGCGATTTCATCGAGATCGGCGGCGAGCGCAAGCACGTCATCAGCTATCTCGAAGACTTCCTGTTCGCCCCGCAGCGCGCCCGTTCCCCGGTGAAGTCGCTGTCCGGCGGCGAGCGCAACCGCTTGCTGCTGGCGCGCCTTTTCACCCGCCCGGCCAACGTGCTGGTGCTGGACGAGCCCACCAACGATCTCGACATCGAAACCCTGGAATTGCTCGAATCGCTGCTCCAGGACTATAGCGGCACGGTGCTGCTGGTTTCCCACGACCGGACTTTCCTCGACAACGTGGTGACCCAGGTCATCGCCTTCGAGGGCGACGGCGAGCTGCAGGAATACGCCGGCGGCTACGACGATTACGTGCGGGTCAAGCGTGCACGCGAAGCGCTGCCGGAAAAGAAAACCGAGGCGCCGCAAAAAACTGCCGCCAAGCCCGCCAAACCGGCCGTCCGGGTCAAGCTGAATTTCAACGAAACCCGCGAACTGGAAGCCCTGCCGGGCAAGATCGAAGCGCTGGAGCGCGAGCAGGAAGAAATCGGCGTAAAGCTGGCCGATGGCGAAATCTACCGCAGCGATCCGCAAGGAGCAAAGCGCCTGCAGGCGCGAGTGGGCGAGATCGAGGAAGAAATGCTGGTGGTGCTGGCGCGCTGGGAAGAGCTGGAAGCGAAGCAGAAGGGTGCGGAGTAG
- a CDS encoding TraR/DksA family transcriptional regulator encodes MKTFTVEQSQQLEEVLKQRYQQLLDEVRAELAGSGEQHFADFAESGGSDEGDESMADALADIAAARADRQINEMRDIEAARKRLKQGEFGICIDCAEAIVIARLLAYPTALRCVRCQQIHEKTHASEGTPSL; translated from the coding sequence ATGAAAACGTTTACGGTGGAACAGAGCCAGCAGCTCGAAGAGGTGCTGAAGCAGCGCTACCAGCAGCTGCTCGATGAAGTGCGGGCCGAGCTGGCCGGGTCCGGGGAGCAGCATTTCGCCGACTTCGCCGAATCGGGCGGCTCTGACGAGGGCGATGAATCGATGGCCGATGCGCTGGCGGATATCGCTGCGGCAAGGGCGGACCGGCAAATCAATGAAATGCGCGATATCGAAGCGGCGCGCAAGCGCTTGAAACAGGGCGAATTCGGGATTTGCATCGATTGCGCCGAAGCTATCGTGATCGCACGCCTGCTTGCTTACCCCACAGCCCTGCGCTGTGTCCGGTGCCAGCAGATCCATGAAAAAACCCATGCCAGCGAAGGTACGCCGTCTCTCTAA